From the Maioricimonas rarisocia genome, one window contains:
- a CDS encoding ATPase, T2SS/T4P/T4SS family encodes MSTLIIPPLAVLLMSGVLLAQPGGGIPQPPPPADPQAAAPAAAPASPGAAAPASSAGKWAPDPMGFVRGNRVPPQMGYYISLVKLIPIIALFLLWVQTSKWMDEDSRGLKVRPSFWSTLMLVCGVAGFLLALISPVYIVGFLAVLGFCGTPFGLYVSERNQRVPESSKVMTPKHIKSVITRQLSRLGINLGGAETVDSVAGPNIQFIGKTRTGGKDDRSSRQVERSRGYLAARELVYDSILRRATDIHLEPKDEELAARLRIDGVMYPTEPFDKVVGDAVVNIFKVLSAMDITERRRSQDGGFGAIVEGREVDFRVASQGTRHGEKMVIRILDQANSVSTLTQLGMRKQLQEKIEGVIHEPHGLFLCCGPTGAGKSTTLYACLNDIDSMQNNIITIEDPVEYKMSNVTQIEINTKADQTFAGSLRSVLRQDPDVVMVGEIRDGETARIACQAANTGHMVFSTVHANDTVTALYRLIDLEVDPSMLASSLTAILGQRLARRLCPQCREAYKPNPDFLKKAGLPPDRVEKLFRAPKQKTGCTNCGGLGYKGRIGVYELLVISERMRDMVRDKAAMSVIRSEARKEGMLYMKEEGLRLVARGVTSVDELLRVVK; translated from the coding sequence GTGTCAACGCTGATCATTCCGCCGCTGGCGGTTCTGCTGATGTCGGGCGTGCTGCTGGCCCAACCGGGCGGCGGCATTCCACAGCCACCGCCTCCGGCTGATCCGCAGGCGGCCGCACCCGCCGCGGCTCCGGCTTCTCCCGGCGCAGCGGCACCGGCGTCGTCGGCCGGCAAGTGGGCCCCGGATCCGATGGGGTTTGTCCGCGGGAACCGTGTCCCGCCGCAGATGGGCTACTACATCAGCTTGGTGAAGCTGATCCCCATTATCGCGCTGTTTCTGCTGTGGGTGCAGACGTCGAAGTGGATGGACGAAGACAGCCGGGGTCTGAAGGTCCGGCCATCCTTCTGGTCGACACTGATGCTCGTCTGCGGCGTCGCCGGTTTTTTGCTGGCGCTGATCTCGCCCGTTTACATCGTCGGGTTCCTCGCCGTGCTCGGTTTCTGCGGAACGCCGTTCGGCCTGTACGTCAGCGAACGGAACCAGCGGGTTCCCGAGTCTTCCAAGGTGATGACGCCCAAGCACATCAAGAGCGTCATCACGCGGCAGCTCTCGCGTCTGGGGATCAACCTCGGCGGGGCCGAAACGGTCGATTCTGTCGCCGGTCCCAACATCCAGTTCATCGGCAAGACCCGGACCGGTGGCAAGGATGATCGCTCGTCACGCCAGGTCGAGCGGTCTCGGGGCTATCTGGCCGCCCGCGAGCTGGTCTACGACAGCATCCTCCGCCGCGCGACCGACATCCATCTTGAACCGAAGGACGAGGAGCTGGCTGCCCGGCTTCGTATCGACGGCGTGATGTATCCGACCGAGCCATTCGACAAGGTGGTCGGAGATGCGGTGGTCAACATCTTCAAAGTGCTCAGTGCGATGGACATCACCGAGCGCCGCCGGTCACAGGACGGTGGCTTCGGGGCCATTGTCGAAGGCCGCGAGGTCGACTTTCGTGTCGCCTCTCAGGGGACCCGGCACGGCGAGAAGATGGTCATCCGTATTCTCGACCAGGCGAACTCGGTCAGCACGCTCACCCAGCTGGGGATGCGGAAGCAGCTGCAGGAGAAGATCGAGGGCGTCATCCACGAGCCGCACGGTCTGTTCCTCTGCTGTGGTCCGACCGGTGCCGGCAAGTCGACCACGCTCTATGCGTGTCTCAACGACATCGACTCGATGCAGAACAACATCATCACGATCGAAGATCCGGTCGAGTACAAGATGTCGAACGTCACGCAGATCGAGATCAACACGAAGGCCGACCAGACCTTCGCCGGCTCGCTGCGCAGCGTTCTGCGACAGGACCCGGACGTCGTGATGGTCGGCGAAATTCGAGACGGCGAGACGGCCCGTATCGCGTGCCAGGCCGCCAATACCGGCCACATGGTGTTCTCGACCGTGCACGCCAACGATACCGTCACCGCGCTCTACCGGCTGATCGACCTCGAAGTCGACCCTTCGATGCTGGCCAGCTCGCTGACGGCCATCCTCGGCCAGCGGCTCGCAAGAAGGCTCTGTCCACAGTGCCGCGAAGCCTACAAACCCAATCCCGACTTCCTCAAGAAGGCGGGCCTTCCTCCCGATCGTGTCGAGAAGCTGTTTCGGGCTCCGAAGCAGAAGACCGGTTGCACGAACTGCGGCGGACTCGGCTACAAGGGGCGGATCGGCGTTTACGAACTGCTCGTGATCTCCGAACGGATGCGGGACATGGTTCGCGACAAGGCGGCCATGTCGGTCATCCGCTCCGAAGCCCGCAAGGAAGGCATGCTCTACATGAAGGAAGAAGGACTGCGGCTGGTTGCCCGCGGCGTGACTTCGGTCGACGAACTGCTTCGCGTCGTCAAGTAG
- a CDS encoding CvpA family protein, which translates to MIDIILLLVIALVTWCVAGEGPWGAAFSFIIVVFSGLLAMNFFEPLASFLQANVAGSYEWQNRWDIIALLGLFAGAVFLLKEATVRILPVDIPVHPLAFDVGRWGLGVATGYVTMAFLLAALHTAPLPREFAGFAPERANLLNVAAPDRQWLGFTQYVSERGFDGGIASPTFDGAVFPRIPEKPESLQVWSSFPIRYAMRREQYAMAGAAAASPAGSPGGGGGSAPPPTQPRPGAGPSSAF; encoded by the coding sequence ATGATCGATATCATTCTGCTGCTCGTCATTGCACTGGTGACGTGGTGCGTTGCCGGTGAAGGGCCATGGGGGGCCGCGTTTTCCTTCATCATCGTGGTCTTCAGCGGCCTGCTGGCGATGAACTTCTTCGAGCCCCTCGCCTCGTTCCTGCAGGCCAACGTTGCCGGCAGTTACGAGTGGCAGAACCGCTGGGACATCATTGCTCTGCTCGGTCTGTTCGCCGGAGCGGTCTTTCTGCTGAAGGAAGCGACCGTTCGGATCCTTCCGGTCGACATTCCGGTGCACCCGCTCGCGTTTGACGTCGGACGCTGGGGACTGGGCGTGGCGACGGGCTACGTCACGATGGCATTCCTGCTCGCTGCCCTGCACACCGCCCCCCTGCCCCGCGAGTTTGCCGGCTTCGCGCCGGAACGGGCCAATCTGCTCAATGTGGCCGCTCCGGACCGGCAGTGGCTCGGCTTCACGCAGTACGTCTCGGAGCGAGGCTTCGACGGTGGGATCGCCTCCCCGACATTCGATGGAGCGGTCTTTCCGCGGATTCCCGAAAAGCCGGAATCACTGCAGGTCTGGTCATCGTTCCCGATCCGTTACGCCATGCGACGCGAACAGTACGCCATGGCGGGAGCGGCCGCAGCCAGTCCTGCCGGCAGCCCCGGCGGTGGTGGCGGTTCGGCACCCCCTCCCACGCAGCCTCGCCCCGGTGCAGGCCCGTCCAGCGCATTCTGA
- a CDS encoding Dabb family protein — MLVHNVYFTLKDDSPEAVDRLVAACHKYLKDHPGVVFFAAGTIAEDLERPVNDRMADVGLHVIFEDRASHDTYQTAEDHLTFIEEQKGNWKQVRVFDSNC; from the coding sequence ATGCTCGTGCACAACGTCTACTTCACGCTCAAGGATGACTCTCCCGAGGCCGTCGATCGCCTTGTGGCTGCCTGCCACAAGTACCTGAAGGATCATCCCGGAGTCGTGTTCTTCGCCGCCGGCACCATCGCCGAAGACCTGGAGCGGCCGGTCAACGATCGCATGGCCGATGTCGGTCTGCACGTGATTTTCGAGGATCGGGCCTCGCACGACACCTATCAGACCGCCGAAGATCACCTGACGTTCATCGAAGAGCAGAAGGGGAACTGGAAGCAGGTTCGCGTCTTCGATTCGAACTGCTGA
- a CDS encoding 3-keto-disaccharide hydrolase, with protein sequence MTVLRHALPLLVLSFVLSLPSLQAGEPNRLSAEEKQQGFTLLFDGTNLDGWKQSSNWSVEDGVITRRDRGGSLVFTEAKVPDDFELRFEWKVGEGSNSGVYYRPGQYEYQILDNKRHADGKNPRTSAASLYFCMAPSHDATRPAGEWNTGRIVCKGTVIQHWLNGEKVIDFDYTDPKWEFNVDLLNKRGADLTARGANLSLQDHGDPVWYRSIRWRELPDDFELDRSPVGPAKIPADVLEAERQKLERILENRRRAAQRRQAN encoded by the coding sequence ATGACCGTGCTCCGTCATGCGCTGCCGCTGCTGGTGCTCTCGTTTGTCCTGTCTCTGCCGTCACTGCAGGCCGGCGAGCCGAACCGGCTCTCCGCTGAAGAAAAGCAGCAGGGCTTCACGCTGCTGTTTGACGGCACGAACCTCGACGGCTGGAAGCAGAGCAGCAACTGGTCGGTCGAAGACGGCGTGATCACCCGGCGGGATCGGGGCGGATCACTGGTCTTCACCGAAGCGAAAGTGCCCGACGATTTCGAACTGCGGTTCGAATGGAAGGTCGGCGAAGGGAGCAACAGCGGCGTTTACTACCGCCCGGGGCAGTACGAATACCAGATTCTGGACAACAAGCGGCACGCGGACGGGAAGAACCCTCGGACCAGTGCCGCCTCCCTCTACTTCTGCATGGCGCCGTCGCACGATGCCACCCGGCCCGCCGGCGAATGGAATACCGGTCGGATCGTCTGCAAAGGGACTGTGATCCAGCACTGGCTCAACGGCGAGAAGGTCATCGACTTCGACTACACCGATCCGAAGTGGGAATTCAACGTCGACCTGCTGAACAAGCGGGGGGCGGACCTCACGGCCCGGGGTGCCAACCTGAGTCTGCAGGATCATGGCGATCCGGTCTGGTACCGCTCGATCCGCTGGCGGGAACTGCCGGACGACTTCGAACTGGACCGCTCGCCGGTCGGACCGGCCAAAATCCCCGCGGACGTACTCGAAGCGGAACGCCAGAAGCTGGAGCGGATCCTCGAGAATCGCCGCCGTGCCGCTCAGCGGCGTCAGGCCAACTGA
- the trpE gene encoding anthranilate synthase component I has translation MSTHHPDIDTFTSLASEYRLVPVYRQLLSDTLTPVSAYHRMGWDDESFLFESVVGGEKVGRYSFLGGQPFLRIDACGQEITVTSGDEVSTRTVDDPLRELEVLLSKYTAPHLAGLPRFCGGAVGYAGYDVIRYSENLPNPPEDDRLLPDMSFALYDQMILFDHIKKTVVVVVHARIDDGGSPEAAYRDACERLDSLCEQLQTATDHELDACDIQIDGPVSLEWKSDFTREEFEAGVVRCKEYIRAGDIFQVVFSQRLELETSAQPLDIYRALRVVNPSPFMFLLKTPATTLVGSSPEIMVRVEDGITTIRPLAGTRHRGRTEAEDRALAEELLADPKERAEHVMLVDLARNDVGRVAEYGSVQLSDVMVVERYSHVMHITSNVTGQLRPGMSALDALRAGLPAGTVSGAPKVRAMEIIDEIEHHRRGPYAGAVGYIDFTGNMDTCIALRTLVVKDGKAYVQVGAGMVADSDPAAEYQETLNKAQGLLRAIQVAQDQVAPSRADAAD, from the coding sequence GTGAGCACTCACCATCCCGACATCGACACGTTTACCTCGCTGGCGAGCGAGTATCGGCTGGTGCCGGTCTACCGGCAACTGCTCAGCGATACGCTGACCCCCGTGTCTGCCTACCACCGCATGGGCTGGGATGATGAATCGTTCCTGTTCGAAAGTGTGGTCGGCGGGGAGAAAGTCGGCCGTTACAGCTTCCTCGGCGGGCAACCCTTTCTGAGAATTGACGCCTGCGGACAGGAAATCACCGTGACGAGTGGAGACGAAGTCTCGACACGTACGGTCGATGACCCGCTCCGCGAACTGGAAGTGCTGCTGAGTAAGTATACGGCTCCACACCTTGCCGGTCTGCCCCGTTTTTGCGGCGGCGCGGTGGGATATGCGGGCTACGACGTCATCCGGTACTCCGAGAATCTTCCCAACCCGCCCGAAGACGATCGCCTGCTGCCGGACATGAGCTTCGCGCTCTACGACCAGATGATCCTCTTCGACCACATCAAGAAGACAGTTGTCGTCGTCGTGCACGCCCGCATCGACGATGGTGGTTCGCCTGAGGCGGCGTATCGGGACGCCTGTGAGCGGCTCGATTCCCTTTGCGAGCAACTGCAGACCGCCACCGACCATGAGCTGGACGCCTGTGACATCCAGATCGACGGACCGGTTTCGCTCGAGTGGAAGTCCGACTTCACACGCGAGGAGTTCGAAGCAGGCGTCGTCCGCTGCAAGGAATATATCCGTGCCGGCGATATCTTCCAGGTGGTCTTCAGCCAACGGCTCGAACTGGAGACCTCCGCGCAGCCACTGGACATCTACCGGGCACTGCGGGTGGTCAATCCGAGCCCGTTCATGTTTCTGCTGAAGACCCCCGCGACAACACTGGTCGGCAGTTCGCCCGAGATCATGGTGCGGGTCGAAGACGGCATCACGACGATCCGCCCGCTTGCGGGGACGCGGCACCGGGGCAGGACGGAAGCCGAGGACCGGGCCCTCGCCGAAGAACTGCTCGCCGATCCCAAGGAACGGGCCGAACACGTCATGCTGGTCGACCTGGCCCGCAACGACGTCGGCCGCGTTGCGGAGTACGGCAGCGTCCAGTTGAGCGACGTGATGGTCGTCGAGCGGTACAGCCACGTCATGCACATCACCTCCAACGTGACGGGGCAGCTCAGACCGGGGATGTCGGCCCTCGATGCACTCCGAGCCGGGCTGCCGGCCGGTACCGTCTCTGGTGCTCCCAAGGTGCGGGCGATGGAGATCATCGACGAGATCGAGCACCACCGCCGCGGTCCGTATGCCGGAGCCGTCGGATACATCGACTTCACCGGAAACATGGATACCTGCATCGCCTTGCGGACACTGGTCGTCAAGGACGGCAAGGCGTACGTGCAGGTGGGAGCCGGTATGGTTGCAGACAGCGACCCGGCAGCCGAATATCAGGAAACACTGAACAAGGCTCAGGGACTGCTGCGGGCCATCCAGGTGGCTCAGGACCAGGTCGCCCCGAGCCGTGCCGACGCTGCCGACTGA
- a CDS encoding UvrB/UvrC motif-containing protein, translating into MRKCRRCTKPATLHITEIRDGEVQALHLCESCAQDYLSNVDVGETVDEEDVAFGTQADEDVDEVFEGADDLKCENCGITFKQFRSQGRLGCPNDYIVFRERLLPLLESIHGETQHVGKCPQHTPDASRKQYELIRLRNDLRSAVESESYEDAARLRDEIQALENQLGIESGEE; encoded by the coding sequence ATGCGAAAATGTCGCCGATGTACGAAACCCGCAACCCTGCACATCACGGAGATCCGTGATGGAGAGGTGCAGGCGCTGCATCTGTGCGAGAGTTGTGCGCAGGATTACCTCAGCAACGTGGACGTCGGCGAAACCGTAGACGAAGAAGATGTCGCCTTTGGCACCCAGGCCGACGAGGACGTTGACGAAGTCTTCGAAGGTGCCGATGATCTGAAGTGCGAGAACTGCGGCATTACTTTCAAGCAGTTCCGCAGCCAGGGACGGCTGGGCTGTCCCAACGATTACATTGTCTTCCGGGAGCGGTTGTTGCCGTTGCTCGAGAGCATTCACGGCGAAACCCAGCATGTGGGCAAATGTCCGCAGCATACGCCGGATGCCAGCCGAAAACAGTACGAACTGATCCGCCTGCGAAACGACCTGCGGTCCGCGGTCGAGAGTGAGTCTTACGAAGATGCCGCCCGTTTGCGGGATGAGATTCAGGCTCTCGAGAACCAGTTGGGTATCGAATCGGGCGAAGAATAA
- a CDS encoding protein arginine kinase has product MDLETLTVTSGEWLRGTGPDSDIVVSSRIRLARNLAQFPFPPQADDGTRMEIEQVLRRRVESLSCTGRLGYISVDSLDQLDRQFLVERQLISREHAETHGPRGVGIGSEENVSLMINEEDHLRIQVLRSGYSLDECWNDINRIDDALEEHVTYAFSEEFGYLTSCPTNCGTGIRASVMLHLPALVLTKEIQKVFQALQKISLAVRGLYGEGSQAMGDFYQISNQVTLGQSEDQIISKLKEVVPNIIAYERRVRKALVKENRQRLHDQVSRAFGILQSAQTITSEETMHLLSSVRMGINLGLVEGIEIPTVNELFIHTQPAHLQKLRHEMLESAERNVARAAYLRQRLARQEPHEN; this is encoded by the coding sequence GTGGATCTGGAGACTCTGACCGTCACCAGCGGCGAATGGCTGCGGGGGACTGGCCCGGACTCCGACATTGTTGTCTCCAGCCGCATTCGGCTGGCTCGCAACCTCGCCCAGTTTCCGTTCCCGCCTCAGGCCGACGACGGCACCCGCATGGAGATCGAACAGGTCCTCCGGCGCCGCGTCGAGTCCCTCAGCTGCACCGGCCGTCTGGGCTACATCTCGGTTGATTCGCTCGACCAGCTCGATCGGCAGTTCCTCGTCGAACGACAGCTGATCAGCCGCGAACATGCCGAGACGCACGGCCCCCGCGGAGTCGGCATCGGCTCCGAAGAAAACGTGAGCCTGATGATCAACGAGGAAGATCATCTCCGCATTCAGGTGCTGCGCAGCGGCTATTCGCTCGATGAGTGCTGGAATGACATCAACCGCATCGACGATGCCCTCGAAGAGCACGTCACGTATGCGTTCAGCGAGGAGTTCGGGTATCTGACCTCCTGCCCGACGAACTGCGGGACCGGCATCCGGGCGAGCGTCATGCTGCATCTGCCGGCGCTCGTCCTCACCAAGGAAATCCAGAAGGTCTTCCAGGCCCTGCAGAAGATCAGCCTTGCCGTCCGCGGACTCTACGGTGAAGGCAGCCAGGCAATGGGAGACTTCTACCAGATCTCCAATCAGGTCACGCTCGGTCAGTCCGAAGATCAGATCATCTCGAAGCTCAAGGAAGTCGTCCCGAACATCATCGCCTACGAGCGCCGCGTGCGCAAGGCGCTGGTGAAGGAGAACCGGCAGCGGCTGCACGACCAGGTCTCCCGGGCGTTCGGCATTCTGCAGAGCGCGCAGACGATCACCTCGGAAGAAACGATGCACCTGCTCTCCAGTGTGCGGATGGGCATCAACCTCGGGCTGGTCGAGGGAATTGAGATCCCGACCGTCAACGAGCTGTTCATCCACACTCAGCCGGCGCATCTGCAGAAGCTCCGCCACGAAATGCTCGAGTCGGCGGAACGCAACGTCGCCCGCGCTGCTTACCTGCGGCAGCGCCTCGCCCGTCAGGAACCGCACGAGAACTAA
- a CDS encoding DUF983 domain-containing protein, producing the protein MNSDAATEPPDESPADEPSTPPPPYRPPIETLVGRGLRLRCPRCGKGRLFRGWFTMPERCSECSLKYERAPGYFLGSAYINYGITAVMLTVLYMALHFGAGLSNRQLAIPLGAFCVLFPLFSFRYARGLWLALDCHFDRSVMSGEDD; encoded by the coding sequence ATGAATTCCGACGCCGCGACAGAGCCTCCGGACGAGTCACCAGCTGATGAACCGTCCACTCCTCCGCCTCCCTACCGACCTCCGATTGAAACGCTTGTCGGCCGCGGCCTGCGACTGCGGTGCCCGCGGTGCGGCAAGGGCCGGCTGTTTCGTGGCTGGTTTACGATGCCCGAGCGGTGCAGCGAGTGCAGCCTGAAGTACGAACGGGCTCCGGGGTATTTTCTGGGTTCGGCCTACATCAACTACGGCATCACGGCCGTGATGCTGACGGTGCTGTATATGGCGCTGCACTTCGGGGCCGGCCTCTCCAACCGGCAGCTGGCGATCCCGCTGGGAGCGTTCTGCGTGCTGTTTCCGCTGTTCTCGTTCCGGTACGCGCGGGGGCTCTGGCTGGCACTGGACTGTCACTTCGACCGCTCGGTGATGAGTGGCGAAGACGACTGA
- a CDS encoding Nif3-like dinuclear metal center hexameric protein, which translates to MTVHDVVAWLEEFAPLHLAEEWDNVGLLLGDTRRSLSRVMTCLTLTADVADEATRENVDLIVSHHPILFRPVQRLTTGTREGELLLKLIAAGVSVYSPHTAFDSAADGINAELSRLFELSDVQPLRPMAAPEAGNDDELPAGSGRFGRLPEGTDLTGFMQVVKEKLGVPHLQFVGDPARRIEQVGIACGSAAEFLRDAAGHGCDVLLTGEARFHACLEARDLEIAMVLPGHYASERPAVEGLADRIGQQFSDLEVWPSRVESDPVQWSVS; encoded by the coding sequence ATGACGGTTCACGATGTTGTCGCCTGGCTCGAAGAATTCGCCCCGCTCCACCTGGCCGAAGAATGGGACAATGTCGGTCTTTTGCTTGGAGACACACGGCGTTCGCTGTCGCGCGTGATGACCTGTCTGACGCTGACGGCGGATGTCGCCGACGAAGCCACCAGGGAAAACGTCGATCTCATCGTCAGCCATCACCCGATCCTGTTCCGGCCGGTGCAGCGTTTGACGACCGGCACGCGCGAGGGGGAACTGCTGCTGAAGCTGATTGCCGCCGGCGTCAGTGTCTACAGCCCGCACACGGCGTTCGACAGTGCCGCGGACGGCATCAACGCCGAGTTGAGTCGCCTGTTCGAACTGTCGGATGTGCAGCCGTTGCGTCCGATGGCTGCGCCCGAGGCAGGCAACGATGACGAGCTGCCTGCGGGGTCCGGACGATTCGGACGATTGCCCGAGGGGACAGACCTGACCGGCTTCATGCAGGTTGTCAAAGAGAAGCTGGGCGTCCCGCATCTGCAGTTTGTGGGTGATCCCGCTCGTCGGATCGAGCAGGTCGGCATCGCGTGCGGATCGGCCGCGGAGTTTCTGCGGGATGCGGCCGGACACGGATGTGATGTGTTGCTGACCGGTGAAGCGCGATTTCACGCCTGTCTTGAAGCACGGGATCTCGAAATCGCGATGGTCCTGCCGGGGCATTACGCGTCCGAACGACCTGCCGTGGAAGGACTGGCCGATCGGATCGGGCAGCAGTTTTCCGATCTCGAAGTCTGGCCGAGCCGGGTCGAGAGTGATCCGGTGCAATGGAGCGTTTCATGA
- a CDS encoding DUF1549 domain-containing protein: protein MQFLRHFAALLALACVTCVMADDGDGSGLALSRPVLPEPVAGRTHPVDRLIDAYFAEQQIARPAEVVDDRTFARRVSLDLIGRLPDPAAVEALIASDAADRRQRFVEAILDDDWAYGEHWMTFWSDHLRNAYRGTGFIDNGRKQITGWLFASLYENKPYDRFVHELISPVPGSEGFTLGIKWRGVVNESQRKEIQAAQNVAQVFLGTNLKCASCHDSFVNDWTLDEAYALSSVFADEPLEIHHCDKPTGETSEVGFIYPELGTIDADHPRERRMRQLADLIVQRKNGRFARTIVNRLWARLMGRGLVEPLDNMDEPAWNRDLLDWLARDFVEHDYDLRHTLAVIATSQAYQLPADQAPAPGRSDEYVFRGPRVKRMTAEQFVDAVHAVARLESHPDPAGFKKDGRGQGGQLAEIVEFTAAAAESRPNPTAAQLAAVLRDAHWIWNDANAMQAAGNAKAHFRRVFELDAAADHAVVAISADNEFELFVNGQPVAKGQDWSRPGVIHVGPHLRAGTNVIAVTARNGGTDPNPAGLIAVLMTAGDDGKYSSRIITDESWHIVRKPQPGWTTETKDPTGTAALLVAPGNGGPWNIASRVGNSDVVTQSDAAVLWGDRHVVAALQPRDTLQAALGRPNREQVVTRRESKGTLLQALELTNGKTLDSLLREGGRKWIDASAGTDSLVSDLYREALGRHATAAERHVASDLVGDPPSAEGVADLLWVLVLLPEFQLIY, encoded by the coding sequence ATGCAATTCCTACGGCACTTTGCAGCATTGCTTGCGCTTGCGTGCGTCACGTGCGTAATGGCCGATGACGGCGACGGATCGGGGCTCGCCCTGAGCAGGCCCGTGCTGCCCGAACCGGTGGCCGGCCGGACGCATCCGGTCGACCGCCTGATCGATGCTTACTTCGCCGAGCAACAGATCGCCCGCCCCGCCGAAGTCGTCGACGATCGGACCTTTGCCCGCCGCGTGTCACTCGATCTGATCGGTCGACTCCCCGACCCTGCTGCTGTCGAGGCCCTGATCGCAAGCGACGCTGCCGACAGACGGCAACGATTCGTCGAAGCGATACTCGATGACGACTGGGCGTATGGCGAACACTGGATGACATTCTGGTCCGATCATCTCCGGAATGCGTACCGGGGCACCGGATTCATCGACAACGGCCGCAAACAGATCACCGGCTGGCTGTTTGCATCGCTCTACGAGAACAAGCCGTACGACCGGTTCGTGCACGAACTGATCAGCCCGGTCCCGGGGAGCGAAGGTTTCACGCTCGGCATCAAGTGGCGAGGCGTCGTCAACGAAAGCCAGCGAAAAGAGATCCAGGCCGCCCAGAACGTCGCACAGGTGTTCCTCGGTACCAACCTCAAGTGCGCCAGCTGTCACGACAGTTTCGTGAACGACTGGACTCTCGATGAGGCGTACGCGCTCTCTTCCGTCTTTGCCGATGAACCGCTGGAGATCCATCACTGCGACAAGCCGACCGGCGAGACGTCGGAGGTCGGGTTCATCTACCCGGAGCTCGGGACGATTGATGCCGATCATCCGCGCGAGCGGCGGATGCGGCAGCTGGCCGACCTGATCGTGCAACGCAAGAACGGTCGCTTTGCACGCACGATCGTCAATCGCCTGTGGGCACGGCTGATGGGACGCGGTCTGGTCGAGCCGCTCGACAACATGGATGAACCGGCGTGGAACCGGGATCTGCTCGACTGGCTCGCCCGGGACTTCGTGGAGCACGACTACGACCTGCGGCACACGCTCGCCGTCATCGCCACGTCGCAGGCGTATCAGCTTCCGGCCGACCAAGCCCCTGCCCCAGGTCGCTCTGACGAGTACGTCTTTCGCGGTCCGCGGGTAAAACGGATGACGGCCGAGCAGTTCGTCGACGCCGTGCATGCGGTTGCGCGGCTTGAGTCACATCCGGATCCGGCTGGCTTCAAGAAGGATGGCCGCGGACAGGGGGGACAGCTCGCCGAGATCGTCGAGTTCACCGCAGCAGCGGCCGAGTCACGTCCCAACCCAACGGCGGCCCAATTGGCTGCCGTGCTCCGCGATGCGCACTGGATCTGGAACGACGCCAATGCCATGCAGGCCGCCGGGAACGCGAAGGCGCATTTTCGCCGCGTCTTCGAACTTGATGCCGCGGCCGACCACGCCGTCGTCGCGATTTCGGCCGACAACGAGTTTGAACTGTTCGTCAACGGGCAGCCGGTTGCGAAGGGACAGGACTGGTCCCGTCCTGGTGTGATTCATGTCGGACCGCATCTGCGGGCGGGCACGAACGTGATTGCCGTCACCGCCAGGAACGGTGGCACCGATCCCAATCCGGCCGGACTGATTGCCGTGTTGATGACGGCGGGGGATGACGGAAAGTACAGCTCGCGGATCATCACCGACGAGAGCTGGCATATCGTCCGAAAGCCTCAACCCGGCTGGACGACTGAAACGAAGGATCCAACGGGGACTGCAGCGTTATTGGTTGCTCCTGGCAACGGTGGACCGTGGAACATCGCCAGCCGCGTCGGGAACTCCGACGTGGTCACACAGAGTGACGCTGCCGTCCTGTGGGGAGATCGGCACGTGGTTGCCGCGTTGCAGCCGCGGGATACGCTTCAGGCAGCACTGGGACGTCCGAACCGTGAACAGGTTGTGACGCGGCGGGAATCGAAGGGGACGCTTCTGCAGGCTCTGGAACTGACGAACGGCAAGACCCTCGACAGTCTCCTGCGGGAGGGTGGTCGCAAGTGGATCGATGCGTCTGCCGGCACCGATTCGCTCGTGAGCGACCTGTATCGGGAGGCATTGGGCCGGCATGCGACCGCCGCCGAACGACATGTCGCTTCGGATCTCGTTGGCGATCCTCCTTCCGCCGAAGGTGTTGCCGACCTGCTCTGGGTGCTGGTGTTGCTGCCGGAGTTCCAGCTCATCTACTGA